A part of Maridesulfovibrio hydrothermalis AM13 = DSM 14728 genomic DNA contains:
- a CDS encoding hydantoinase B/oxoprolinase family protein, which produces MNVNPILLEVFKNRFAAISEEMGVTLTRTAFSPNIKERRDLSCAVFDSKGDMIAQAAHIPVHLGSMPLSVKSAIESSDFAEGDMVMLNDPFKGGTHLPDITLVAPVFCDGSDKPSFYVANRAHHSDVGGMASGSMPLSTTLYQEGIIIPPVKIVESGEIVSGVMDLILNNVRTPVEREGDFSAQIMANMTGVRRLVELISKYGLEKVGFYASSLNDYAESITRKTIERIPDGIYKFTDYMDGDGMDCVNVPVSVTMEIKGDSAKLDFTASGDQVSGSVNAVRSITLSAVLYVFRSLIEGDVPTNAGILRPIEIITRKGSILDANFPAAVAGGNVETSQRVVDVVLGALAEAIPQQIPAASQGTMNNMTIGGIDERTGRPFAYYETLAGGMGASATCRGEHATHSHMTNTLNTPVEALEYSYPFRVKTYCIRQNTGGAGKIPGGDGLVREIELLSSCEITVLSERRVNAPYGLQGGGSGTPGRNVLIRDGKEIEQPGKFHTPLKKGDIIRMETPGGGGWGK; this is translated from the coding sequence ATGAATGTGAATCCGATCCTCCTTGAGGTTTTCAAGAACAGGTTTGCTGCGATTTCTGAAGAAATGGGTGTGACTCTGACCCGTACCGCCTTTTCACCTAACATTAAAGAACGGCGTGATCTTTCCTGTGCTGTTTTTGACAGCAAAGGTGATATGATTGCACAGGCGGCGCATATTCCTGTGCATCTAGGCTCCATGCCTCTTTCCGTAAAGAGCGCCATCGAGAGCAGCGATTTTGCTGAGGGCGATATGGTCATGCTCAATGATCCTTTTAAAGGCGGAACTCATCTGCCGGACATCACTTTGGTTGCTCCTGTTTTCTGTGACGGTTCTGACAAACCTTCTTTTTATGTTGCCAACCGTGCCCATCATTCTGATGTGGGCGGTATGGCCAGTGGTTCCATGCCTCTTTCCACCACGTTGTATCAGGAGGGAATCATTATTCCTCCTGTTAAAATCGTCGAATCAGGTGAGATAGTATCGGGCGTAATGGATTTAATCCTTAACAACGTGCGTACCCCTGTCGAACGGGAAGGTGATTTTTCTGCTCAGATCATGGCCAATATGACCGGAGTGCGCAGGCTGGTTGAACTTATTTCCAAGTATGGTTTGGAGAAAGTTGGTTTTTACGCGTCCAGCCTTAACGACTACGCCGAATCCATCACCCGTAAAACCATTGAACGTATTCCGGATGGAATTTATAAGTTCACCGATTATATGGACGGGGACGGCATGGACTGTGTAAATGTTCCGGTCAGTGTAACCATGGAAATTAAGGGCGACAGTGCCAAACTCGATTTCACCGCATCAGGTGATCAGGTTTCGGGCAGCGTTAACGCAGTACGCTCGATCACTTTGTCTGCCGTTCTTTACGTTTTCCGGTCTTTAATAGAAGGGGATGTGCCTACCAACGCAGGGATTCTTCGTCCTATTGAAATAATTACCCGCAAAGGTTCCATTCTGGATGCCAATTTTCCTGCCGCAGTGGCGGGGGGTAACGTTGAAACTTCACAGCGTGTGGTTGATGTGGTTCTCGGGGCATTGGCCGAAGCCATACCGCAGCAGATTCCCGCCGCCAGCCAAGGGACCATGAACAACATGACCATCGGCGGTATAGATGAACGTACCGGAAGACCTTTTGCTTACTATGAAACTCTGGCCGGAGGAATGGGAGCATCCGCAACCTGCCGTGGCGAGCATGCAACTCATTCGCATATGACCAATACACTTAATACACCTGTTGAAGCGTTAGAATACAGCTATCCATTTCGTGTTAAGACATATTGTATACGTCAGAATACCGGCGGGGCAGGAAAAATACCCGGTGGTGACGGTTTAGTGCGCGAGATAGAACTGCTCTCATCCTGTGAGATAACAGTACTCTCCGAACGACGTGTAAATGCTCCGTACGGATTGCAGGGCGGCGGCTCCGGAACTCCCGGACGAAATGTGCTTATCCGTGATGGTAAAGAAATTGAGCAGCCCGGAAAATTCCATACGCCGCTTAAAAAGGGCGATATTATAAGAATGGAAACCCCCGGCGGAGGCGGCTGGGGTAAGTGA
- a CDS encoding AzlD domain-containing protein: MDQRLILMTLVGMMAVTYIPRMLPALALSSRDLPPVMIKWLSYVPTAVLSALLMPSLLAPEGAIDLGFDNLYLWVAIPTFAVAMLTRNFFGTVATGMGLVATARFFL, encoded by the coding sequence ATGGACCAGAGATTAATACTTATGACCTTAGTCGGCATGATGGCGGTAACATACATCCCACGCATGCTCCCCGCACTGGCCCTAAGCTCCCGCGACCTGCCTCCCGTAATGATCAAATGGCTGAGCTATGTCCCCACAGCGGTTCTCTCAGCCCTGCTCATGCCCTCGCTGCTTGCACCTGAAGGGGCGATAGACCTTGGTTTCGACAACCTTTATCTATGGGTTGCAATCCCGACATTCGCAGTAGCAATGCTTACTCGTAACTTCTTCGGAACAGTCGCAACAGGCATGGGACTTGTGGCCACCGCCCGATTCTTTTTATAG
- a CDS encoding AzlC family ABC transporter permease has protein sequence MNSQKNKHNTVFMSALKQALPIVLGYLPVGFAYGVLARKAGLSIDNTVIMSLIVFAGSAQFIAVGLLASGASALSVIITTFIVNLRHLLMSAALSPYLKKWSRPELAAFTFQLTDESFAVHSTRFSNGDTSKSETYLINCIAHAAWVGGTVLGIFSSTLITDVKPMGLDYALPAMFIALLIFQIKDRSHVAVGLITGLLSTALALGGAGQWNVIIATLIGATLGAAISWTRD, from the coding sequence ATGAATTCCCAAAAAAATAAACACAATACTGTATTTATGTCGGCCTTAAAACAAGCATTGCCGATTGTCCTCGGCTATCTGCCTGTAGGATTCGCATATGGAGTTCTGGCGCGTAAGGCCGGACTTTCCATCGACAATACAGTCATCATGTCTCTGATAGTTTTTGCGGGATCAGCACAGTTTATCGCTGTCGGACTGCTTGCCTCCGGCGCATCGGCACTATCTGTTATCATCACAACTTTCATCGTGAATCTGCGTCATCTGCTGATGTCGGCTGCACTTTCACCTTACCTGAAAAAGTGGTCCAGACCTGAGCTTGCCGCTTTCACCTTTCAATTAACCGATGAAAGTTTTGCGGTACATTCCACCAGATTCAGTAACGGTGACACAAGCAAAAGCGAAACATATTTGATCAACTGCATTGCCCACGCGGCATGGGTGGGCGGAACTGTACTTGGTATTTTTTCAAGCACGCTCATAACTGACGTAAAACCAATGGGTCTCGATTACGCACTGCCAGCCATGTTTATCGCGCTGCTCATTTTCCAGATTAAAGATCGAAGCCACGTCGCAGTCGGACTTATAACCGGCCTGCTGTCCACAGCCCTCGCCCTTGGCGGCGCAGGACAGTGGAATGTAATAATCGCCACCCTTATCGGCGCAACACTGGGAGCTGCAATATCATGGACCAGAGATTAA
- a CDS encoding PLP-dependent aminotransferase family protein has protein sequence MNLDGSGNQYRYKKVEQELSRHIEAGDLLAGDKLPSLRQMSRSLQVSISTVSHAYEELEKRGLIESRPRSGYYVRSELRRIPTPEIKTVQKPEPHTVTKNKLILTALETVGNRDILPLGVVCPSNELLPTRQLSKIMSSVIRDNPLETAGYETIPGNLDLRRQIAFRSVDCGSDITADDLLITTGAMEALYISLRTLTRPGDLVLIQSPSYYCFLQLVENLGLRAIEVPSCPENGINPDRVAEITRTFDIKACIFAPNFNNPDGSLTSEDRKREIVKNLAERKIPLVEDDVYGDIYFGDSRPGTLKSYDREGGVLLCSSFSKTIAPGYRVGWLAPGRYLEKALEIKATTNVSCVSPTQMAIARYLRESLHDRHLKKLRAAMKEQMDKMRTEIGLSFPEGTKVTNPKGGSVLWVELPEGKDGVDLFFKAREEGIGIVPGIVFSPQDVFSNYIRLSSGAPWSEKIQSGIRRLGELAAM, from the coding sequence ATGAATTTGGACGGTTCCGGAAATCAATATCGGTATAAAAAAGTTGAACAGGAGCTTTCGAGGCATATTGAAGCCGGTGATCTGCTTGCCGGCGATAAGCTGCCTTCATTGCGCCAGATGAGCCGCTCTTTGCAGGTCTCTATTTCAACGGTCAGCCATGCCTATGAGGAACTTGAAAAGCGCGGGTTGATAGAATCAAGGCCACGGTCCGGCTATTATGTGCGCAGTGAACTGCGCAGGATTCCTACACCGGAAATCAAGACCGTTCAGAAGCCTGAGCCGCATACTGTTACAAAAAATAAACTCATCCTCACCGCCCTTGAAACGGTCGGCAACAGAGATATTCTGCCACTCGGAGTGGTCTGCCCCAGCAACGAGCTGCTTCCCACACGGCAGCTTTCAAAAATAATGAGCAGTGTGATCAGGGATAATCCTCTTGAAACTGCCGGATATGAAACAATTCCCGGCAACCTCGACCTGCGCCGCCAGATTGCGTTCAGGTCCGTTGATTGCGGTTCCGATATAACTGCCGATGATTTATTGATCACAACCGGAGCAATGGAAGCCTTATATATTTCTCTGCGCACTTTGACCCGGCCCGGTGATTTAGTTCTGATTCAGTCGCCCTCATATTATTGTTTTCTGCAATTGGTGGAAAATCTCGGCTTGCGGGCTATTGAAGTTCCCTCCTGTCCTGAAAATGGAATTAATCCTGACCGTGTGGCGGAAATTACCAGAACATTTGATATCAAAGCCTGTATTTTTGCACCGAATTTTAATAATCCTGACGGAAGTTTGACCTCTGAGGATCGCAAGCGTGAAATTGTTAAAAACCTTGCTGAGCGGAAAATACCTCTTGTTGAAGATGATGTGTACGGCGATATCTACTTCGGCGATTCCCGCCCCGGCACGCTCAAGTCATATGACCGTGAGGGAGGTGTATTGCTTTGTTCATCTTTTTCCAAAACTATTGCTCCCGGTTACCGCGTAGGATGGCTGGCACCGGGGCGTTATCTCGAAAAAGCTCTTGAAATCAAAGCCACCACTAATGTTTCTTGTGTGTCTCCCACTCAGATGGCAATTGCCCGTTATTTACGCGAAAGTCTTCATGACCGGCATTTAAAGAAATTACGGGCAGCCATGAAAGAGCAGATGGACAAGATGCGTACTGAAATAGGTCTTTCGTTCCCTGAAGGGACAAAAGTGACCAACCCCAAAGGCGGTTCTGTGCTCTGGGTCGAACTGCCAGAAGGAAAAGACGGGGTGGATCTTTTTTTTAAAGCCCGTGAAGAGGGGATAGGAATTGTGCCCGGAATAGTATTCTCACCGCAGGATGTTTTTTCAAATTATATCCGGCTAAGCAGCGGAGCACCGTGGAGTGAGAAAATACAGTCCGGAATCCGCCGTCTGGGCGAACTGGCTGCTATGTGA
- a CDS encoding tetratricopeptide repeat protein, with protein MSDRKKPKKVSRRGFLFGGFRKKDDREQPQSAAKPIAAKEVNLDTLAQGNVAYENGRYEEAAEKYKEFIKTEPQNAEARKRLGHCLYKSGKYIQAKVEFERSIRILGKDNFSYLYLGLLLCRAGAGQKALPVWKLYFDPENITLQREINLQIAMIESDPEASFEDAANMIEKIIEETSQLA; from the coding sequence ATGTCTGACAGGAAAAAGCCGAAAAAAGTATCCAGAAGAGGTTTTCTCTTCGGTGGATTTCGAAAAAAAGATGACCGCGAACAACCACAAAGCGCAGCAAAACCAATTGCCGCCAAAGAAGTAAACCTCGACACTCTCGCGCAGGGGAACGTAGCATATGAAAACGGACGCTACGAAGAAGCTGCTGAAAAATATAAAGAATTTATCAAAACAGAACCGCAGAATGCTGAAGCGCGCAAACGCCTCGGCCACTGCCTGTATAAAAGCGGAAAATATATTCAGGCCAAAGTGGAGTTTGAAAGATCCATCCGAATCTTAGGTAAAGACAATTTTTCCTACCTCTATCTCGGCCTGCTGCTCTGCCGGGCGGGAGCAGGACAGAAAGCCCTGCCTGTCTGGAAACTATATTTTGATCCCGAAAACATCACCCTGCAACGGGAAATCAACCTGCAAATAGCCATGATTGAATCCGATCCCGAAGCATCCTTTGAAGATGCAGCCAATATGATCGAGAAAATTATCGAAGAAACATCGCAACTTGCATAA
- a CDS encoding Tex family protein, whose amino-acid sequence MNPDNIFRISSELNLPDAGVKAIVSLLDEGATIPFISRYRKEATGSLDEVAVSAVSDLLVKLNELDKRRDTILKSIDEQGKLDDGLKKQINAAGTMRQLEDLYLPYKPKRKTKGQAAIQKGLEPLAYKLFAQQCDPIKEAQSFVSKEKGVESVDDALAGARDIIAEKIAENTGTRQAVRALFERRAVIESKESKTAQAAENKSKAAKFRDWFDWREPAGRAAGHRILALLRGERDKFLKVSIRPDESEGLDVLHRKLVRSASAASKQVEKAATDSYKRLLAPQMETELRARLLEKAETEAIKVFASNLREILLAPPLGSMRILALDPGFRTGAKLVCLDAQGALLHNDTIYPVTSEGRKKEAAAKVVELVEKYNIEAVAIGNGTAGRETEQFVKELGLDESIAVIMVNESGASVYSASEIARDEFPDHDITVRGAVSIGRRLMDPLAELVKIDPKSIGVGQYQHDVDQKALAEGLDRVVESCVNMVGVELNTASARLLQSVSGLGPVLAANVIKFRDENGPFASRKALLKVPRLGPKAFEQCAGFLRIRSAKNPLDATAVHPERYKTVEQMAESLGAKVADLINSAELRRKIKLEDYISDDLGLPTLEDIMKELEKPGRDPRRQFEAVSFDDSVKEVADLRDGMVLNGVVTNVTAFGAFVDVGVHQDGLVHISRLADQFVKNPAEVVHPGLAVKVKVLEVDLERKRISLSMRESDM is encoded by the coding sequence ATGAATCCTGATAATATTTTCCGTATCTCATCTGAGCTGAATCTTCCTGATGCCGGTGTAAAAGCAATTGTTTCTCTTCTTGATGAAGGGGCCACTATTCCGTTTATTTCCCGTTACCGTAAGGAGGCAACCGGAAGTCTTGATGAAGTTGCTGTTTCAGCGGTTAGCGATCTGCTCGTGAAATTAAATGAGCTTGATAAACGGCGCGATACAATTCTTAAGTCCATTGATGAACAGGGTAAGCTTGATGACGGCCTGAAGAAGCAGATCAACGCAGCCGGGACTATGCGCCAGCTGGAAGATTTATATCTGCCGTACAAGCCTAAACGCAAAACTAAAGGGCAGGCGGCAATTCAAAAAGGACTTGAGCCGCTGGCTTATAAGCTTTTTGCCCAGCAGTGTGACCCGATTAAGGAAGCTCAATCTTTTGTCTCGAAAGAGAAAGGGGTTGAAAGCGTTGATGATGCTCTTGCCGGAGCGCGCGATATCATTGCGGAGAAAATTGCTGAAAATACCGGAACTCGGCAGGCTGTCAGAGCTTTGTTTGAGCGTCGGGCTGTAATTGAATCCAAGGAGTCCAAAACTGCTCAGGCTGCTGAAAATAAGAGTAAGGCAGCTAAATTCAGGGACTGGTTCGACTGGCGTGAACCTGCAGGGCGTGCAGCCGGTCATCGCATTCTGGCTCTTTTGCGAGGCGAACGGGATAAATTTTTAAAGGTTTCTATCAGGCCTGACGAGTCTGAAGGGCTGGATGTTTTACACCGTAAGCTTGTGCGTTCTGCCTCTGCTGCTTCAAAGCAGGTGGAGAAGGCTGCAACTGACAGTTATAAAAGGCTGCTTGCCCCGCAGATGGAAACTGAGCTTCGGGCAAGGCTGCTTGAAAAGGCCGAGACTGAGGCTATCAAGGTTTTTGCTTCTAACCTGCGGGAGATTTTGCTGGCTCCCCCTTTGGGGAGTATGCGTATCCTTGCTCTTGACCCGGGGTTCAGAACCGGGGCTAAGCTGGTTTGTCTGGATGCGCAGGGTGCTCTTTTGCATAATGATACCATTTATCCGGTTACTTCCGAAGGCCGGAAAAAGGAGGCCGCAGCCAAGGTTGTCGAACTTGTTGAAAAGTATAACATTGAAGCTGTTGCCATTGGTAACGGAACTGCCGGGCGTGAGACGGAACAGTTTGTAAAAGAGCTGGGACTTGATGAATCTATTGCTGTGATAATGGTCAACGAGTCCGGTGCATCTGTCTATTCAGCCTCAGAAATCGCACGTGATGAATTTCCTGATCACGATATTACCGTGCGCGGGGCGGTTTCTATAGGGCGCAGACTCATGGACCCTTTGGCTGAACTGGTAAAGATTGATCCTAAATCCATCGGGGTCGGGCAGTATCAGCATGATGTTGATCAGAAGGCACTGGCGGAAGGGCTTGATAGGGTTGTGGAGTCCTGCGTTAACATGGTGGGGGTTGAGCTTAATACGGCCAGTGCGCGCCTTTTGCAGTCGGTTTCCGGTCTGGGGCCTGTGCTTGCTGCCAATGTGATTAAATTCCGGGATGAGAACGGCCCTTTTGCTTCGCGCAAAGCATTGCTTAAGGTTCCCCGTCTTGGCCCCAAGGCTTTTGAACAGTGTGCAGGATTTTTGCGGATTCGAAGTGCAAAGAATCCTCTGGATGCCACAGCTGTTCATCCTGAAAGATACAAGACCGTTGAGCAGATGGCTGAAAGTCTTGGTGCAAAAGTTGCCGACCTTATTAATTCTGCTGAACTGCGACGGAAAATTAAACTTGAAGATTACATTTCCGATGATCTGGGTCTGCCCACTCTTGAAGACATTATGAAGGAGCTGGAAAAGCCGGGCCGTGATCCGCGCAGGCAGTTTGAAGCTGTGAGCTTTGATGATTCTGTTAAAGAGGTAGCGGATCTGCGTGACGGTATGGTGCTTAATGGTGTGGTTACAAATGTAACTGCATTCGGTGCTTTTGTTGATGTGGGAGTGCATCAGGACGGACTTGTTCATATCAGCAGGCTTGCGGATCAGTTTGTAAAAAATCCCGCCGAAGTTGTTCATCCCGGTCTGGCTGTGAAGGTCAAGGTGCTGGAAGTTGATCTGGAGCGTAAGCGTATATCTCTTTCTATGCGCGAATCTGATATGTAA
- a CDS encoding response regulator, translated as MKFLIAEGDLCQREVIEKTVENFGECCVAETGAQVVDAFVDSLKSNDVFDAVFMSANMPGMDGQCILRKIREIEKDEGLGFSQETPVIITEVLSEEQALEAYLRGNFTSYIIKPLTTDKIIAEMTMLGLIV; from the coding sequence GTGAAATTTCTTATTGCTGAAGGAGATTTGTGCCAGCGTGAAGTGATTGAAAAAACTGTTGAAAATTTCGGGGAATGCTGCGTGGCTGAAACAGGTGCTCAGGTAGTGGATGCTTTTGTGGATTCTCTTAAAAGCAATGACGTTTTTGATGCTGTTTTTATGAGTGCCAATATGCCCGGCATGGATGGTCAGTGCATTTTGCGAAAAATAAGAGAAATTGAAAAGGATGAAGGACTGGGCTTCAGTCAGGAAACTCCGGTGATTATTACCGAGGTCTTAAGTGAAGAGCAGGCCCTTGAAGCTTATTTGAGGGGCAACTTTACCTCTTATATAATCAAGCCCCTTACAACAGATAAAATAATAGCGGAGATGACTATGCTGGGGCTTATTGTTTAA